One window of Microbacterium sp. 1S1 genomic DNA carries:
- a CDS encoding alpha/beta fold hydrolase: protein MHHETFGPPGRPPLLFLHGGGVAGWMWEPVRGHLHPERRVIVPDLPGHGRSVTADYTSHEETVAALAPLLERETGPATVVGFSLGAQLAVLLAARRPDLVADAVVISAQAEPLRAIGPTLALLRLTAGLARNERFARLQARELFIPEELLPRYLETSRTISRTTLLRAVEENLRFTAPPAWRAHSGTALVLVGAEEKPLMRRSAALLSRVHAGSTLEVVEGCGHGIPLQRPSELAARLEKRLAP from the coding sequence ATGCATCACGAGACGTTCGGTCCGCCGGGCAGGCCGCCCCTCCTCTTCCTGCACGGCGGCGGCGTCGCCGGCTGGATGTGGGAGCCGGTGCGCGGTCATCTCCACCCCGAACGGCGGGTCATCGTCCCGGATCTCCCGGGCCACGGCCGCAGCGTGACAGCCGACTACACGTCTCATGAGGAGACGGTGGCAGCGCTCGCACCGCTGCTGGAGCGGGAAACGGGGCCGGCGACCGTGGTCGGCTTCTCACTCGGCGCCCAGCTCGCCGTCCTGCTCGCGGCGCGGCGACCCGATCTCGTCGCGGACGCTGTGGTGATCAGCGCCCAGGCGGAACCGCTGCGCGCCATCGGACCGACGCTCGCGCTGCTCCGGCTGACGGCCGGCCTCGCCAGGAACGAGCGCTTCGCCCGCCTGCAGGCACGAGAGCTGTTCATCCCGGAAGAGCTCCTCCCCCGCTACCTGGAGACCTCGCGCACCATCTCCCGTACGACCCTGCTGCGCGCGGTCGAGGAGAACCTGCGTTTCACAGCCCCGCCCGCCTGGCGCGCGCACTCCGGCACCGCGCTGGTGCTCGTCGGCGCAGAAGAGAAGCCCCTCATGCGCCGTTCCGCCGCGCTGCTGAGCCGCGTGCACGCCGGCTCCACGCTCGAGGTCGTCGAGGGGTGCGGACACGGCATCCCCCTGCAACGTCCGTCGGAGCTCGCTGCCCGGCTGGAGAAGCGCCTGGCCCCCTGA